In Oscarella lobularis chromosome 5, ooOscLobu1.1, whole genome shotgun sequence, the genomic window GGGTGAAAACAACaagagcgagagcgagaagcATCGTCACCGGATCTGGTCACCGTgaggaagtgacgtcacatgttTCAAGTCCCGTACGCACATTTCTCTGGTATTTGAGAGCGTGCGTtacgcgaagaagaaaccgCCCCGAACTGCGACGAAACTCGTCCTTCCCGAGGCTTCCTCAGctattttctgttttctaTATAATGTGTTGTGCCACTCAGAAAAGTCCTCTCCATcgcagccgccgccactCGCAAAGCCGCGACCAAAAGTTCCCAACTTACTCTAATCGACTTCAAGTCGCCAAATCGAAGCCGAAAGAACTAACACTACCGtacgcgacgtcgcgcagAAGCAACTTCCAGGGCAAACAGTTGAACTCTTGAAGGAATACCGTTGGCTTACgtcacggtgacgtcatgcaaTACACAACATCGATCACACAGAAGGGTGTCTTTCAACTACGAGCCAAAGTTGAGCAAGAATTTTCTATCGACGATAGCGCACTCGAAATCGTAAAAGTTTACGACGTTACAAGTCCTCCGGAATTTCGACCCGAACTTTCTCAAATCCATCTTGTCGGCTCGTTCGTCGTAGATCGCTACTTCGTCCTCGCTCATCCAATAGATCTTTTGACATTCGGAATCGGCGGCAATTCCATAATGCGGAcgcaacgaattgaaatACTGATGGGACAGATCGCCGCTGCGCCTGTCGAAAACAGCCACATCAGGAGAGAGCGTCGTACGAAGCTCTAAAGCGGCTGCATAAGAATGCTCGGCCGACATAATGTAGGCTCGATCTTTTGTCGTAGCGCTGTAGTTCCATTTGGCGCTTACTTTGCAACTCGTTGGGGAATGGCTTAACGGGCAGAAATCGAGCCACCTATCTTCTAACGTATCATAGATCATATAACCGTattgcgtgggcgtggcgaACCCCAGTGCGTAGATCTTATCTTCCATTGGGGATAACGTGTAGAATTGGCCGTTGAGTTTCTGACTAGGAGAAGCGATGCACTCCCACTTTTTACTCTCCGGTAGATAGACCTCGCATACGTCCGTCTTTGTTCCTTCGGCGATGCTCATGCCGTAGATGAGATCGTTGCAGCCGACTATCTCGTGTCGCGCTCGCTCGCGCGCTTCCATTCTCTCCCAACGTCCCGTATCGGCTTGAAATCTCTGTCCACTGCCCGATGGGGAGTACTCCTCTCCCGTTTCCGTTCGACAGCCGCTGCCGGAGAGCACGTAAAGATCGCCGCGCGACGAGGCGATTCTCGATCGCGCTATCTTGTCTAGCATCGGAGGAAACGCGCTCCACGTGTCGCTGCTGGCGTCGTAtagtctgacgtcattggtcCTGTGTATCATGCTCGTAAAGCCACCGGCGACGAGcaaaacgccgtcgcgaccGACTCGAGAGGGCAACCCCTTGCCGCTGCCCTCTCGCGAATCATTGTAGTGCGACACGAGATCGAGATCGGCGAGACAGTCGGCCGAAATCTCGAAATCGAGtagcgaaaagcgaacgaaagtcgaaagcgattcgacgtGTTCGCGACGAgccgcttcgtcgcgtttgaCCCACGCGCGAACGACGTCCAACACCTCGTCTTCGGACTTGACGCCCATTTCGTTGCACGCGAGAATCCGGCgaacgtattcgacgggcAGAGCgagaaactcgtcgtcgtcgatcaatttcaaaatgctcgtcgccgcgacgcgtacggcgacgcgaaacagcgcgtcgtcgtcgtatcgatCGGCGAAGAGCACGAGGCTTAGACAGTTGGTCGCGTTGACGCGGCGTAGGAGCCACGTGCTGCACATCTTGAGGAGATTTTCGTTTTGTAGATAGTGAGCTGCCTCGTAGATGTCCTGTACGCTTTCTTGCGTTTCGGCGTTGTGCGTTTCGCCGATGTACGCGTAGTCGATTATCGCTTCGATCGCCGATCCGGCGATGTGCGGCAGAGCGACGTCCGTTTGCTCGCTCTCCTTATAGCCTTTGAACATCGTACGAAAAACGGGGCTCGCCGTTGCGAGTATGACTCGGTGAGCGGGAAATCGTTCGCCGTCTCGactgacgatgacgacgtcgcataGATAGTTCGACTTGCGGAACGATGCGAGAGTCGTCATTGCGTTCGCACGGTGGCCACTCGTCCTGAAGGCCATTGTTCTTCGTTCGGAATCTTCGCGAGGACTGGCGGAACACAGCAACGGTTGGGAAGGTAATCGCTTGCGCCTTTTTCTCCGGAATGCGCACTTGACAGTGGATAATTGCTAGTGTGACGTGACGTATTTTGGAAAATCGTATTGGCACCTTATGAAGTCGTATCCGTGCACTAGCTTGTAAAAGTGTCTTTATTTATAGTTTAGTATAATCGGTTTTCAAACTACAGTGCGACGCCTACTGAATGCTGCTGCTCATTCCTTTCGCAACATTCGCGGGACTCCAACAGGCCTATACGCAAGCATAAAGGTCAGACAGTTATTCTCGTATCCTAATCCTAACAAGAAATAAGTATTCGTGTTTAGGACGTGTGCCCATAATTGTGATCGGAGCCGCCATCAGTATGacattcgattttcgttctcCTTTCCGGAGtccttcgtcgaatcgagcgaTTCTGTTTATCGTAACAGCGGCGTGGAGCATCGTCGATGCTGTCTCAAACACTCAGGCAGCTGGAAAGTCTTTCGAACGGGTATATAGGCCCGGATTTTCCTATCGTTGCTTAATTGATACATGCAGCGATGCACTTCAGCATAACATCATCCCTATCAAACTCGGGATACTGCTTGATTGGTTCATTTATTGCATTGGTTCTTTATTTCGTTAGGGAGCTAGGGCGAGGGTGAAAGGAGGCGAAGGAAGCGACGTCATAGAGGTTATGCAGTGTCAACACTCAAGGGCGTCCCCCTTGAACTCCCCGCTGCGCTACGCTCCTGGATTCTCTCGGCGTTTGTCTAGTTTATTGAAGAGGGATATTGTCAGTATCTGTCACTCATCAATTGCTTGAAAAAAATGGATGAAGGTGCGAAAGGTATCGCTCTCGTAGCGTTGGGCCAAGCAGACGAATCAGAGAACACTGACGCGAACGCTTCCACCGAATCGTCACGGTGTTTACGTGGACTCGTGGCTCTAGTGTGTTTCCTCATCTCCTGTTCAATCGGAGTAGTCCTCGCTGGAAGCTATCTCGTAAAACCCGTTCAACGTTCCTGCCCCGAATGGAGGGAATCGACGACAGTAATCGGCCAAGCAGTCATGATGTCCCTCATAGGATTAGCGGCAATACCCCAAGGCGAACTCGTTCGCTTCTGGTCTTCACGgacctttttcttcaccGGAATTCTTCTTTACGCCACCGGATTCGGTGTGGGCGGCGTTGCCGTAACAACGTGCAAGGATGGTACTCATCTAACTCGAGGATTTTATATATTGAGCTTTGCGGTTCTGGGAGTCGCCTTTGGGTTTCCGTTCCGGGCTTGCATAGGTTTGATATTATTTTATTGTCTAAGTCTCACGTatgcattttcttttctagatttattaattgtctattttcctcgtcgtcccaAAGGCGGAATTGCGTTCGTCTCCACAGGGATTTCGATCGGTGCAATTCTTTTCGATCAATTCTTTTTGGCCATGAAGAAGTTGGCCGACATTGACGTTATCgacacgtcgacgatttttttcacagCTGGCGCTCTCGGAATACTGATCTCGATTCCGGGTTTGTGTATACCTAGACAAACGTCGAAGATAGAAGAAAACAGCGAAACTAAAACTGTAACCCTACTCTTCACCAAGACTTATTATCTGCTCGTGTTTATACGTACGTCTTTCATGCTGCCTGGATTTGGATTGCTGAGTCGGCAGGATGCATTTCTAACGGATCTCTGGCCGGAAGAAACCCCACTTGCCAGCCTAGCGGCTATTGCTCAGACATCCTACTTAGCAAGTCAAATCGTCGCTATGCTCCGTGTCGACAAGATTGCACCTTCTACTCTATTGATTTGTTTCTCTGCCTTGCAAGCACTATGTCTAGCCTTCATGCCGTCGTTGCTAGGAAGCCAGTACATTGGCGTTGCTGTCTACTCACTTTTCTCGTTCTCATTCGGCTTTCAGAAGCCCATGGGTGGAGCAATTGTTGCAGAGATCTACGGAGTGGAAGTGGCATCGAAAGGAGCACTTCAGCTCACTGTTTCCTATTCGATTGCTGGTCTCTTTGGACCGCTGATAATGCAAGCAATGTATTCGCACTGGAGCGATTTCAAGccctttatttatttttcgcAGGGTCTAGTTTTAGTTGGCTACTTGTCACTTGTCGCATTTTGTTCTTTTAGAagtcgaaaatcgtcgtagTCAGCCGTTGACCCGGATATATGTAGgttcttctcgtttttgcGTCCTGCGTACACCGAAACGGAGCCAGTAGTCACTAGATGCTCTTCGCACAGCGCTACGGGGTAGCTAGGTTTGCCGCAGATCTCCAGTGGGTCGTCATTCGTCTAGCCGGCTGTCAGGCGGTGGTCCGCTTTTCACAATGTACCCGCATGCTCTTTTTCTATGACGCGTACCACGCAGCTGATAATCTACAAACATTTTTGAGCCGAAACGATGCTAATCTTAGTTCGTTCGTTTCAGATACGGGGCGTTGATCTGTTGTAATCCGGGTTGTTGGTCATGACGTTCTGTTTTGGCTTCGTAGAAGAATCCTGCGTCTCTCGCCAGAGCAACGACAATAACGTTCAGAATACGACGCAGAAACACTTTTTACTGAATATTTGTAACTGGAAACAAAGAAGAATTGCGTGGACGCGGTCATTTAGCCACCATCAAAGTGCGAACATGTCATCCGTTTAATAAATACGCTAGAAGAATAGTAGGTTTACAGGTCCGGAGGTAGCAGGTTATCTGGTCGGTAGTTAGTACAGTTCAGTTCAGAGATGGACTGTACTTACCTGTTGCTAGCACTTGACCTTTtgtaaatttttaattaaccagTACAGTAATCTAGGAGTAGCAGGCACGTTTTTTATGCAGAGATTACTTATTCCGTACTTTTTAACAATCAAATAGCGCGTCGAACTCATCGAACTACTCTTCGAATAATTCGAACTGCTAGTGCTAGCGTGCGTTGTTTTGCCCATGCGCTCAAAAGCGTTGGCCGTGGCTGCCCTTACGGATACGTAAGGCCGTTATCCTTACGGACACAAAAGTGATCATGCGCAGTGCCCTATATAGAGAGCTTAGAAAGCGTTCTTCATGTACCTAACCCAACACCAACCCTAAACCTTACTGGTATCGGTGGCGGCCCCGCTCCGGGCTTAACCGCCCCAATGAGCATGGGTCGCAGAGGGGGGCTTCGCCCCCCTGGAACCACCATGCTACGGGCGGTTAAGCCACAGTCGCGGGTGATCGTATATCGCCGATTAGgtacagagaaaaaagaaaaaaagataaaaaagaaaaaagaaagaaagaaaaaaagaaaaaaaagagcacgCTTCGGGATTCGAACCCGGCGCCTGCTGCGTGGGAGCCGtaacccccccccccccccgcgCCTGTACGCGTGAGCTATCGCGTCACCCTCGAGATAGACCAGTTATCACAACCTTTTAATCCTCGAAATAACGCACTGCGCATGATCATTTTGGTGTCCGTAAGGATAAAGGCCTTACGTATCCGTAAGAGCAGCCACTGCGAAAGCGTTCGCCCTGTTCTTTCTCTGAAGGCCTTCGCCGTGCGTCTAGGCAAGCAGAATCAGTGTAGCGGCGAAGAAGGAACGGCGTGAAGGTATTTCGACTTTGGGGACCCAATCTAGCGGTGTATACGATGGACGGCGTCTCTGCGCGCGCTCGCGTGGCCCACGCGGTGGAATTGGTGTTTCGCAGTGCCCACTCGCATAATAGTTTTTTTCAGTGGCTGTGTAGGGAGCATTTAGCTTATTATTAagttaataattaattagtagtGAAGACTACCTACTACTGTATACCCTAACATGTACTTTCCTTGAGAAAAGTGTCGTTGTGATTTGCACAGTTCATATTGTTGATCACGGGATTCACTTATTTCCTTGATCATGATTAATATTAGGGTAAATAAAAGAGGTGACAGACAAATCAGCGGACGAGCCTTATTCCAAAGAGCGTAAGGAGATGGCTGCATGCAgtgcaacaaaaaaatgcagtcaataaattaaatttccTAAAAGCACGTGAATGGATAAgcctattttttttcttctatcaTCTTCTTTACATTCTAGGTCTTTCTGTATCAACAATGCACCGCGCTGTTGATTCGTTGTTGGACCATCTGAGAACTTTTCtagttgacgacgtctcttaGCACGAAGTAGAGAGTTAGGTTAAATTATATGATTTCTTATTGATTCTGTCTAGAACGCGTAGCCCACTTCCTCGTGCTCTTACATCTGAAAATAGAGTATGAGATGCAGAAAAATTAAACGTGAGTTCTCTAAACTCATTTCAGCACGTGCCATGCTATTGATTTCTAGTCTCCTTGAGTTGCCTGACCTGCAACAACATCGgagattaattaagattGTCACTGGGCTTGTGGACGCTAAGGTATCTCGCAGATTTATGTATTGTTTCCCTCACGTGGCAAAGTCTGACGCACTCTTAGCGCGCTATACTTCAAGTTCAAGACTCACAACTCTTTAggacgaaaaacgtcgaagcgaaCTATTCCGACAAGGTGCGATGCTTTTATTTGCGTAAACCtgctcttcgctttcctttcgcTGTTGCTATAGCGTCTAGAGCGACGTTTTTACGTGTAATTTTCGACCCGTCGATAGTAGAGCCTCGAAAACGCGCCTAGAAAGCGGTTTCTCGTTTTATTCGACCGACACACGGCGTATCTCGATCGCTAAGAGTCGAAACGGCTCACGTGGGACCCCCTTCCGATTTCGGGCCCCGTTTTTCGTCTTAGATTCCTAACGTAGTCGAAATCAGCGAACCTAGAGCACTTCAAACGATGAATCGCTTCGTTTGAGACCGTTAGATTGGCTATTTGCGATGGGACGATTTTTCGCCGACCGTGAGCTATAGCTCATGGTTTTTGGTGAGTTTGGTCACTCCTTAGATTCCtgatttttttgcatgaAATGCTGTggtttttcatttctttgaCCTCGCAGTAGCGAATTGGCGTAACGCGTTCGATTTTGGCTAATATTTGGATTTATGTGTAGATATAATATCAACATGTGACCGGAAGTTGACTGAAAATGCGGCCAGACGAAGATCATCCACCTCTCTCGGCCAAGAGgtgaaaaatcgtctaaaCTAGGCCCGCACGCTGGGGTGAACGGCTGACcccccctgtggacttgggaTAAATGttcaccctggggacttgggcaAATGTCTCCCTCCTTGGGGGCGGGAGGTTAATGTGCCCTTCTCCCGCGGACTTGGGAGTGAAGTCCaactgtggggactgcagaCTCAGTCCCACCGCTTTGCTTGTCTCAATGACGGGTCGAGCGGCAGCGCAGGAGCCGCAGCTCGAGGACAAGGAGCAAcggaggacgacgacggggaCGCGGAAGAAAACACATAggcttttcaatttttatttgtatCCGGGAcatttcaataaaaaattgagcgCAGTTTCACCTACTTTTACGTGCAGTACACGCGCGACTCGTTCGCATCCGGATGACTGCGCGTTAGCGTGACAGGCGCCGGCGCATATCGCTTTGTGCGCGTTGAAACACTGGTCGCATTTTTCATTGCGCTGTTTTTTGCGCATACCAATGCACACATACGATTCAACGCTTACCTCAGCCGCCCGTCCCGAACGGGAGCGTACGCGCGTGTGCAGTAACCGTAAACGACCCCATACTTGGAGACCAAGAGCACTACACTACTCTACTCTACACAGCAACTCAAGCATGCAGCtactaaaaaaacgaaacgacatGCATTCTTTGGAGCTTCGTTTGCCTTCTGCGCGCTCTATAAAGGAATCCACTGCGCAATTGAATGAGAAAATACATGATATACCGAGGTTGCCGTCATTGAACACTTGCACTATAGACAAGAGACATCGATAGCCGGACACACTTAAAGAGATCAATAATAGCAATGAAAACAATGAAATTGTCTGTACGGGCTAACTGCAAATGCTGCGGTAGCCAGCCAACGCGCTGCCTCAGTGACCCGTCCACCATTAGAAATGACCCCCTGAAATGCAAGCCAGGAAGTATAGAACCCTAtaaaaaaacgtttgaatGATCATAAATGCTAGAGAAACACTTCTGGTTACCTGTGAAAACCACCCCCTACcccaaataataaatggAGACGGAGACCTGAATGTGGATATACAAAGAAATTAACACAGCATTCATTGACCTAAAAAGCGGATCAAAAATGGACAAAGTAAACACTAAATTACCACAataatccattgacctaaaaccTAAAAGGAAACCCTAAAAGGAAACCCTAAAAAATTAGGTAATTATAAATCCCCTAAATTACCTCacaaatccattgacctaaaacctagaaggaaggaaggaaaaaatcTAGTCTACGCCTAAAAGAAtaacctaaattacctcactaatccattgacctaaaaccTTACACTACATCTAAAAGACGAGttagaaaattaattaacgaaaacaacctaaattacctcgcaatccattgacctaaaatatgcCTATACtctaatcaacctagattacctcacaaatccattgaaatggTCTAACCGatggcggctgccagctaagCACGTTTGTGAGTGGGGAAGGAGCTACAAAGCCTATCTATCATCGGGAATaccgccctacctactgacagccgccctaaaCCCTAATGCATCGCAACCGCTAGCGTAGTTTGCAAAGCCAAGCACGAATGCACACATCATTTTTTTGATGGACGATGCAGAGTTTTTGTTGTCCCACTAGGCTCTCTGCTATGTGCATACATAGGACCCCCTGTATCTATTTTTCTCCCAAAAAAAGAGTGGAGAGCTTCACGCTGTTCTGCTATTGCCCCTCACTGCGAGTCCCCACCTAAGCGTTTTATGCGCTAGatccgaagaagaagcaatgGCAAAACGAGCAATTCCACTTGGTATGCACACAACAGAGAGCCGACCCCTTAGGTAAACGCCTACACCCAGATGCATGGAGGGACCCATTGGAATGCGGTGCATACCTGCGgtattttctcttcatctgGTGGAAGAATCTTTGCCTATTCTCCTCCCCAAACTTTATCCCAGTCTTCGACGGCGGGAGAATTTTTGCTATCCTCCTCCCCCAATAATCAGTAAAtaatgacgacgtctccttaAATCAAAACATTATTCACGCGAAAAGGATTAAAATATTCCTTACCTTTAGTCACGTGCGCGAAACCACGACTTCGGCTCGTCGGACTCGTGTCGTCACGCCTGTAATTAGATTGAGCGGCGATATGTCACCCTACGCGCTGcttacgttttttttccccaGCACGCACGACAGCCTTTGTCTTCGAACAAAAACTCggagcgcgtcgtcgcacggcGTAAACGCGATCTAAAAAACGCGATGGACCCAACGCGATCCACGCGAGTTCAAAAACGCGCGACTGTAGACTGACCAGCGCGCGGGCCACGTGGCGCCGTCTTTGCGTCGGGGAGTaatccttcgcgaaggattgCGGGATTCctgcgcgagaaaatcgaaacgattcgatttGGTCGACGCAATGGCGCGTATTTTGACGCTTACCGCTGTCGTCGGAGTCCACGCCGACGTTCGCTTGATCTCCGAAGCCCGTCGCGAGGCGGTATGCTTCTTTTCGGCGGCCCGGaacgcgaaaacgagcgagTAGTGGCCGTCAAAGGGCGGAGGGCATAGACGAAGCCTCTATCTACGAAACTGGCCGGAGAATGACTCGCTGTCCCGTCCAATCACGATTCTTTGTCTGAGCACGTGGGCGAGACGGCACAAACACCCGGATTAACTGTGCGATCAAAGGCAAAAGTCTAAAAACATAAAAATTCGTGTCATGAACAGTAAAAGACAGGTAAAATATTAGCACGCAGTTATTTAGCGAAATACGTCTAGGAACTGACTTGAGTAGTGACAACTTGAACTCGTACATATTATATGGAAAAAAGTACTAAGTGAAGGGAGGTGCCTGTGCATCCATCAGCGAAGTAAAAAAGACTACGATGACATAAAATGAATGGGTCACTTCGAGCGGTTGTGGAATATAATATACTGAAACCGATTTCACAGCTCTTCCTTGTAAGCACTTGATAAAAGATCTCTGTGAATTCCGCACTTTTCACAAGCTCGAATAAGTCTAATTACAGTTGCTGCTGAAGGACCACGTTCTGCACACCAATCCTCTATAACCATCGCGGCCCTAATGGAATCTTCGCTAGACTTTTCCTTGTACTGAGGTATGGCGTGACCTTTACGTCCTAAACAAAGAGCTAACTTTTGCCACTGTGATTCTGCGCGGGTTGCAACGACGCGAATcagacattcgtcgatcacaTCAGGAAGAGCACCTGCAATAATAGACAAGTAATCTATGgcatcattaattaattaaactcaaCGCGATTGCAAACTCACCTTGAATCGACCGTAATTTATCATCAATGGGCTGCAACCCAAACCAACACTTAATTCTGCTAAACTCTTCCGGATCTACTGGCACTCGTTTCCCAAACTTGTTGTATAGTTTGTCATCTTTTGGACAGTACTTTGACGCATTCTTCGTACTAAGAACTGGAAGGCTTATGAGATTAATATCCAAGTGCATGTCTCTGCGGACGGCTTCTTCTAACTGACAACATATGCTATAAGCGAAGCCTCCCATGCCCTGGTAGcagattttcttcatctgtCGGCACAGTTGCTCTCTGATTGActgcaagaagaaagagctcGTTTTAGCAACTTCATCTTTATTGACGTAATGAACTGTTAGGGCAACCCAATTGCCTCGACTGTGATACAGcaattcaacttcaactgTAAAAAAAATCTTTAGGTATACTACAAAGAAGAGATATAACATATAGTAGTAGCATACCTTCTGCTGTAGAGTCTTTATCTTCTACTAGAAAGACGCACTGATGACGAGAGAGTTCCGGGTTTTTGGGatacattttcaaaaagCGTGTGACGAGACGGAAGTAGAGGCATTCCGGAAAAAACTTCAGTTTCATTGGAATGACAATTAGTGGAGCGGGGAAAGGAGGCGAGCGACTGTGCCCTTCCCAGTAAGTACGAGGATACAGAAAGAACGGTTGTAGCATCGACGGAACATAAAATTCACTTGGGGGCGATCCTGCAACTggcgtgatgacgtcaagaagcTGTAGAAGTCGCACAATTAGTctattttcgttttcaagaTCTAGATCAGTAGCAAAATCGCTAGCCTCCCGCATTTGCTTTAGGCGATAATTCATCAAGTCCTTGGACATCACACCTGTTTGTTTAAGTGTGTTCCACTTCGGCTCCATTCGTGGACCCGGCTTTGCTGTCGTGACAAATGCTGACATCGCTTTGATTACCCACGTCGGACTagtgaaaacgaaatttttcaaatcatcCACCTCTGGGTAATAGAGAATTGCTCCAACATTGGCGAGATACTTCAGCGCCACGAGAACTTCATCGTGACGGCTAATATTGCAGATACTTTGATGCTGAGCAAGTTTAACAATTTCGT contains:
- the LOC136187421 gene encoding kelch-like protein diablo, whose protein sequence is MTTLASFRKSNYLCDVVIVSRDGERFPAHRVILATASPVFRTMFKGYKESEQTDVALPHIAGSAIEAIIDYAYIGETHNAETQESVQDIYEAAHYLQNENLLKMCSTWLLRRVNATNCLSLVLFADRYDDDALFRVAVRVAATSILKLIDDDEFLALPVEYVRRILACNEMGVKSEDEVLDVVRAWVKRDEAARREHVESLSTFVRFSLLDFEISADCLADLDLVSHYNDSREGSGKGLPSRVGRDGVLLVAGGFTSMIHRTNDVRLYDASSDTWSAFPPMLDKIARSRIASSRGDLYVLSGSGCRTETGEEYSPSGSGQRFQADTGRWERMEARERARHEIVGCNDLIYGMSIAEGTKTDVCEVYLPESKKWECIASPSQKLNGQFYTLSPMEDKIYALGFATPTQYGYMIYDTLEDRWLDFCPLSHSPTSCKVSAKWNYSATTKDRAYIMSAEHSYAAALELRTTLSPDVAVFDRRSGDLSHQYFNSLRPHYGIAADSECQKIYWMSEDEVAIYDERADKMDLRKFGSKFRRTCNVVNFYDFECAIVDRKFLLNFGS
- the LOC136186904 gene encoding uncharacterized protein; this encodes MDEGAKGIALVALGQADESENTDANASTESSRCLRGLVALVCFLISCSIGVVLAGSYLVKPVQRSCPEWRESTTVIGQAVMMSLIGLAAIPQGELVRFWSSRTFFFTGILLYATGFGVGGVAVTTCKDGTHLTRGFYILSFAVLGVAFGFPFRACIDLLIVYFPRRPKGGIAFVSTGISIGAILFDQFFLAMKKLADIDVIDTSTIFFTAGALGILISIPGLCIPRQTSKIEENSETKTVTLLFTKTYYLLVFIRTSFMLPGFGLLSRQDAFLTDLWPEETPLASLAAIAQTSYLASQIVAMLRVDKIAPSTLLICFSALQALCLAFMPSLLGSQYIGVAVYSLFSFSFGFQKPMGGAIVAEIYGVEVASKGALQLTVSYSIAGLFGPLIMQAMYSHWSDFKPFIYFSQGLVLVGYLSLVAFCSFRSRKSS